The DNA segment ACCACCGAGGATGCTGTGCGACCCGTCGGTCACGCCCCCGGTGTTCGGGCCTGCGGCGAAGGCGGACGTGGCGGACATCGCCACCAGTCCACCGGCGAGCAACGCGGTCTGGACAGACCTGCGTACCCATACGTTCATGGTGCTCCGATCTAGCTGGAGGGACAGGACCGTGGACGACGGTGGCCACGTGGACTCGTGCGTACGACGCTGCCGCGCCGCGCCGAAGGTCCGCGCCGTCCGCCAGTACGCGCGAAACCCCACATCGCGCGTCGCCGGCGGACGACTCACGGCGGGCCGAGCCCCCGACGGGAGGAAAGTCCCGGCATCGCATCTACCCGCAGTGTCTAACTTTTGACGTACTGTGACGCCAGGGCAAAAGTTAACATCACCTCATAAGCGTCCACAAGGGGTAAGCGTAATGAATGTGTCTAATCGGACGTACGACATCGTCCACAGAGGACGCTGACCAGCAAAAAGCCGGCCGGCGGAAGGAAAATCCGCGCGGCCGGCCGTTGTCGACAGCTATCCGAGCCTGACGCCCCGCGCCGCGGTGAAGCGGTCGGTGACGTCCTGCCAGTTGACGATGTTCCACCAGGCCTTCACATAGTCGGCCTTGACGTTGCGATATTGCAGATAGAACGCGTGCTCCCACATGTCGAGCATCAGCAGCGGCGCGATGCCGGCCGGCAGGTTTCCCTGGTGGTCGTACAGCTGGCAGATGATCAGCTTCTGGCCGAGGCTGTCCCAGGCCAGGATGGCCCAGCCGGAGCCCTGGATGCCGGTCGCGCTGGCGGTGAAGTGCGCGCGGAACCCGTCGAACGATCCGAAATGCTCGTCGATCGCGGCGGCCAGCTCGCCGTCCGGCTTGTCACCACCGTCAGGCGACATGTTCGGCCAGAAGACCGAATGGTTCACGTGGCCGGCCAGGTTGAAGGCCAGGTTTTTCTGCAGCAGGTTGACCGTGCCGGCGATCGCGCCCGACTCACGCGCCTCGGCCATCTGCTCCAGCGCGTCGTTGGTGCCTTTCACATACGCCTGGTGGTGCTTGCTGTGGTGCAACTCCATGATCTCGCCGCTGATGTGCGGCTCCAACGCGCCGTAGTCGTACGGCAGGTCGGGCAGCTGATAGGTCGCCACTGCGGAAGCTCCTCGCCTCGAAACTGTAGGCACTTGCTCCTGCAAACTCTATGCAAGTGCGTTGAGACGGCAACTCTGTGCCCGGTCGAATGGCCGCATGGCCACCATGCGTGCGCCCAACGCACGCATGGTGGCCATGCGGCCAAGCGGTCTAGAGCTCGGCGGCCGGGCCGAGGAGCGCGGAGGCGGCCGCGTACGCGCGCGCGTCGAAGAGAACGAGGCGCACGTCGGTGACGGCCGTCGTGGCGGTTGAGATGGCCGTGACGGCCTGCTGAACGGCGTCGGCGATCGGCCAGCCGTAGACGCCGGCGGACACCAGCGGAAAGGCGACGCTCGACGCGCCGAGCTCGTCGGCGACGGCCAGCGAGGTGGTGTAACAGCAGCGGAGCAGGTCCGACTGGTCGAGGCCGGCGGCATAGACCGGTCCGACCGTGTGGATCACCCAGCGAGCCGGCAGCCGGCCGGCCGTGGTGGCGACCGCCTGGCCCGTCTGCAGGCCGGCGCGATGGGTCGTACGGCGCAGCTCGCGGCAGGCGTCCATGATCGCCGGTCCGCCGGCGCGATGGATCGCGCCATCGACACCGCCGCCGCCGGACAGGCCGGAGTTGGCGGCGTTCACGATCGCGTCGACGTGTTCCTGGGTGATGTCGCCCTGCCGATAGCGAAGCGTCACCAAGAGGACGAGCCGCCCTCGGTGACCTCACGCAGCGCCGGCCGTACGTCCACCAGATAGACCAGCGCCGCGGTGATCGCGATCAGGCCGAGGATGTTGGCCGGCGACAGGCCGAGCACGATGGTGACCAGCACGCAGGCCAGGTTGATGCCGACCCAGGCCTGCTTGGTCAGCTTGCCGGCGGCCGTGTACGCGTCGGCGCGTTGGGTGATGGAGTGCACCAGCGCGATCACCTCGGTGATCGCGGCGGCCAGCAGCAGCACCGACATCACCACGGTCTGGACCGGGGTGATGATGTCAATAGCGACCGGTGGCATAGCACTAAGACTAGTACGGCCCCGGAGCAAAGCCCGGGGCCGTACGAGATGACGTTGACTCAGCCGACCTTGTCGGCGCCGTCCTGGACGGCCTTGCCGGCCGCGGCGGCGGTCTTCTTGGCCGAGGTGGTGGTGGCCTTGGCGCTGGTCTGGGTGCGCTGGGCGCCACGGCGGACGGTGGTGGCGGTGGCCTTGGCGGACCGTGCGGTGTTCTCCACCCGGTTGACCAGCTCCTGGGTCGCCTTCTGGTTGCGGATCGACTCGACGACCTTGTGGCCGCGGGTGACCAGCTCGTCGTAGGCCTTGGTGGCCTTGGTCTGCGCCTCCTCGAACTGCTTGGTCAGCTGCTCGCGCTGCTTGGCCAGCTGTCCGCGGACCTCCTCCGGCTTCACCCGCTCGGCGATCTCCTGCGAGCGCTTCTGCAGCTCGCTGGCGCGCTTGGGCAGCTTGCGCAGCTCGGCGACGGCGATGTCGGTGACGCCAGCGGCTGCGTAGAGCGGACCGGTCAACAGGTCGGTGGTGGTGCGGGTCTTGGTGGTCATGGGGATGTCTCCTCTGCAGCGGCTGGTGCCGCCGGGTCGGTTGCGCTCTCGGACTCTTGCGAGATCTTCTGCTCCGCGTCGGCCACCACTTCCGCGACCGCTGGATCGTCCACTGTGGACACCGCGGAATTGGCGCGTACGAAGGACTCGTAGACCTCGATCAGTATTTGTTTTTGCCGGTCGGTGAGCACCGGATCGGCGGTGACCGCCTCGTGGACGCCCTTTTCCTCGCGACCATCCAGCAGCCCGGCCCGCAGATACATGATCGGCGTCGAGATCCGCAGTGCTGACGCGATCTGTTGCAGCACCTCCGCGCTCGGCTTGCGCAACCCGCGCTCGATCTGGCTGAGGTACGGGTTGCTGACACCCGCCTGAGCGGCCAACTGACGGAGTGAGATCTGCGCGCGCACCCGCTGTTCGCGGATGTATTCCCCCAACTCACCCAGTGGGCCGGTCAATCCGGGCATGCCTTCACCATAGGCAGCCCTGCTAGCAATTGCAAGCGCTCAGCTAGCGCTCGCTCGGTGAGACGCGTCACCGGACCTACACCACCCTCTGACCTGCATGTTTCCAGCATGCTAACAAAATGTGACTGCTAACTGACCGACTCAGTCGACAACCTTCACCCGCAGCCGACGAAAGCCCCGGCCCTTGTTCTCCACCTTGGCGACCTGCAGCCGGCCGATCTGCTTGGTGGACG comes from the Fodinicola acaciae genome and includes:
- a CDS encoding superoxide dismutase gives rise to the protein MATYQLPDLPYDYGALEPHISGEIMELHHSKHHQAYVKGTNDALEQMAEARESGAIAGTVNLLQKNLAFNLAGHVNHSVFWPNMSPDGGDKPDGELAAAIDEHFGSFDGFRAHFTASATGIQGSGWAILAWDSLGQKLIICQLYDHQGNLPAGIAPLLMLDMWEHAFYLQYRNVKADYVKAWWNIVNWQDVTDRFTAARGVRLG
- a CDS encoding O-acetyl-ADP-ribose deacetylase; this translates as MVTLRYRQGDITQEHVDAIVNAANSGLSGGGGVDGAIHRAGGPAIMDACRELRRTTHRAGLQTGQAVATTAGRLPARWVIHTVGPVYAAGLDQSDLLRCCYTTSLAVADELGASSVAFPLVSAGVYGWPIADAVQQAVTAISTATTAVTDVRLVLFDARAYAAASALLGPAAEL
- a CDS encoding DUF2516 family protein; protein product: MPPVAIDIITPVQTVVMSVLLLAAAITEVIALVHSITQRADAYTAAGKLTKQAWVGINLACVLVTIVLGLSPANILGLIAITAALVYLVDVRPALREVTEGGSSSW
- a CDS encoding helix-turn-helix domain-containing protein, translating into MPGLTGPLGELGEYIREQRVRAQISLRQLAAQAGVSNPYLSQIERGLRKPSAEVLQQIASALRISTPIMYLRAGLLDGREEKGVHEAVTADPVLTDRQKQILIEVYESFVRANSAVSTVDDPAVAEVVADAEQKISQESESATDPAAPAAAEETSP